A genomic window from Plodia interpunctella isolate USDA-ARS_2022_Savannah chromosome 29, ilPloInte3.2, whole genome shotgun sequence includes:
- the snRNP-U1-70K gene encoding U1 small nuclear ribonucleoprotein 70 kDa: MTQFLPPNLLALFAAREPIPYLPPAAKLPHEKKQKGYDGVGAFLNVFEHPSETPPPTRVETREERGARRRRERAEQSAYRLEQEIALWDPAAGARCTADPFKTLFVARINYDTSESKLRREFEGYGPIKKIYMVHNKENAKPRGYAFIEYEHERDMHSAYKHADGKKIDGKRVLVDVERARTVKGWLPRRLGGGLGGTRRGGADVNIKHSGREDNERERERYRLEQRERDDRARHERAGARRRSRSRSRRRSGSRSRRRERPREEDDGSRRRRRSRSRSERRRDGSRRRERADRSDRKRRRDRDRKEGKVKPEDIKIKEEPVDDYPSFSLPALEMQIKQEPDDNKYNPEDANGDDYSY, translated from the exons ATGACGCAGTTTTTGCCACCGAATTTGCTGGCATTATTTGCCGCTCGGGAGCCTATCCCATACCTTCCGCCAGCAGCGAAGCTCCCTCATGAGAAGAAACAAAAAGGATATGATGGCGTCGGCGCTTTCCTCAATGTTTTTGAG CACCCGTCGGAGACGCCGCCGCCGACGCGCGTGGAGACGCGCGAGGagcgcggcgcgcggcgccgGCGCGAGCGCGCGGAGCAGAGCGCGTACCGCCTCGAGCAGGAGATCGCGCTGTGGGACCCCGCCGCCGGCGCGCGCTGCACCGCCGACCCCTTCAAGACGCTCTTCGTCGCCAGGATC AATTATGACACATCTGAATCAAAACTTCGGAGAGAATTTGAAGGATACGGTCCTATAAAAAAA ATCTACATGGTCCACAACAAAGAGAACGCCAAGCCCCGCGGCTACGCCTTCATCGAGTACGAGCACGAGCGCGACATGCACT CCGCGTACAAACACGCCGACGGCAAGAAGATAGACGGCAAGCGCGTGCTGGTGGACGTCGAGCGCGCCCGCACCGTCAAGGGCTGGCTGCCGAGGAGGCTGG GCGGCGGACTGGGCGGCACGCGGCGCGGGGGCGCGGACGTCAACATCAAGCACAGCGGCCGCGAGGACAACGAGCGCGAGAGGGAGAGGTACCGCCTCGAGCAGAGGGAGAGGGACGACCGCGCGAGACACGAAC GAGCGGGCGCGCGCAGACGATCGCGCTCGCGCTCGCGCCGGCGCTCGGGCTCGCGCTCGCGGCGCCGCGAGCGCCCGCGCGAGGAGGACGACGG GagccgccggcgccggcgctcGCGCTCGCGCTCGGAGCGGCGGCGCGACGGCTCGCGGCGCCGCGAGCGCGCCGACCGCAGCGACCGCAAGCGGCGCCGCGACCGCGACCGCAAGGAGGGCAAGGTCAAACCCGAGGACATCAAGATCAAGGAGGAGCCCGTCGACG ACTACCCGTCGTTCTCGCTGCCGGCGCTGGAGATGCAGATCAAGCAGGAGCCCGACGACAACAAGTACAACCCGGAGGACGCCAACGGCGACGACTACAGCTACTAA
- the LOC128681976 gene encoding uncharacterized protein LOC128681976, translating to MEEKSPSDLAVGVKMKQPVRSNRTSCQNCSEYHMRAPVQRSCSCFGQDPNCILLSFAALTILILLTMIGFFIYMMATSSKESTTPKPEEGAAGGGDEAPPTPEEEGRILRTDVENYDYDQNQIQNQNQIQNQNQIPNQNMTSE from the coding sequence ATGGAGGAGAAGTCGCCGTCGGACTTGGCGGTGGGCGTGAAGATGAAGCAGCCGGTGCGTAGCAACCGCACGTCCTGCCAGAACTGCTCGGAGTACCACATGCGCGCGCCGGTGCAGCGCTCCTGCTCCTGCTTCGGCCAGGACCCCAACTGCATCCTGCTCTCGTTCGCGGCGCTCACGATACTCATACTGCTCACCATGATCGGATTCTTCATATACATGATGGCTACGAGTTCTAAGGAATCGACCACGCCTAAACCGGAAGAGGGCGCGGCGGGAGGCGGCGACGAGGCTCCGCCGACTCCCGAGGAGGAGGGTCGCATATTGCGAACAGATGTAGAGAATTATGACTATGATCAGAATCAGATTCAGAATCAGAATCAAATTCAGAATCAGAATCAGATTCCGAATCAGAATATGACTTCTGAGTAA